A segment of the Vagococcus hydrophili genome:
AAAGGAGGAAATGAAATGAATTATTACATGACAAAAGAAGCTACTTTTTTAGTCACAGGAATTAGAGAAAGTTACACAACTGTTAATGAAGGACAAGCAAAAATTCCACAATTTTGGGATAGGTTTAACGATACAACTCTTTTTGATCAAGTTATTAATGAGAAAGATGCCACAACACCTAACACAGTTCTTGGTATTTGTTTACCTGGTGAAGGTGAGGCTTATGATTATTTCATCGGCGTTAGAAGTAGTGAAGAAACAACTAATTCTGAACTAGAAACAATCACCCTTCCTGAAACAGATTGGGCTGTTTTTAAAGCTGTCGGAAAAGTCCCAGAAGCTATTAGAGAGACGTATCAAGAAATTTATGAATCTTTCTTCCCTAGCACGTCTTATCAGCAAAGAAACTTACCCGATTTTGAATCCTACCCACTTGATTTAGACCCAATGTCAGAAAACCACGTAACAGAAATTTGGATCCCTGTTAAATAAGAGTGAATAAAAAATCGTTTTGCTCTAAGCAACTGGAAGGAACAGCAAACAATCCGTGCTTTTGGGATTGATTGCTGTTCCTGAAGTTGTCGCAGGAGCAGATTTTTTATTCCTGACTAAACAAGCGTGATGAAAAAGGCGTTTAGCTTCAAGCAATTGGAAAAAATGAAAAATAATTCACGGGTTTCGAATTAATTTTCATTTTTGAAATTGCCGCAGAAGCTGCCTTTTGAATCCATACTAACAAGCGTGATGAAAAAGGTGTTTAGCTTCAAGCAATTGGAAAAAATGAAAAATAATTCACGGGTTTCGAATTAATTTTCATTTTTGAAATTGCCGCAGAAGCTGCCTTTTGAATCCATACTAACAAGCGTGATGAAAAAGGCGTTTAGCTTCAAGCAATTGGAAAAAATGAAAAATAATTCACGGGTTTCGAATTAATTTTCATTTTTGAAATTGCCGCAGAAGCTGCCTTTTGAATCCATACTAACAAGCGTGATGAAAAAGGCGTTTAGCTCCAAGCAACTGGAGGAAATAGAAAACAAAAAAGAGGATGCTGCATCCTCTTTTTTTGTTACTCTCCCCAATCAGAGATAAAATCTTCCACAAACAATTCCATCAATTGTTGGCGTTTCTCCGCTAAATTCTTGGCAGCCTCTGTGTGCATCATATCTTTTAACAAGAATAATTTTTCATAAAAATGGTTGATCACAGTTTGATTAATTCGGTAATCTTCTTTTGTCATATTTTTACGAGCAGGAATAGCCGGATCATACATCGCGTGTCCTTTTCGCCCTCCATAATAAAAAGTTCGCCCGATTCCAATGGCTCCAATTGCATCAAGACGGTCCGCATCTTGAACAATTTTTGCCTCTAAAGATAGAACCTCATTTGGATTTTCTAATTGGTGGCTAAAAGAAACATGATCAATCACTTCGAAAATATGCTGACTATCTTTTCTATCAATACCAATTTCATTCAGAAAAGCAGTTAACGACTCCCTAGCAAGACTGACATCAGATACTAATTTATCATCCATCACATCATGGAGATATGCCCCCGAAAAAACGATAAATACGTTACCACCTTCTATTTTTTGAATTTTCTCGGCAGATCTTACTACGCGATAAATATGATCCATATTATGTCCCGTTTTATCATTTAGTAATACTTTTTCAGTGTATGCTTTGATTTGTTCTAGTTGTTTAGCTTCTATTTGGTTCAAAATTAGTTCCCCCCACTCTTTTTTACTAGTTTACCAATAAAAAATAAACTTGGCGATTTTATAGATTAATTAATTTTTGTTACAATAAAAGAAAAGGAGGATTTTTATGTCGACTCATGTTTTATGGTTCAGAAAAGACTTACG
Coding sequences within it:
- a CDS encoding AraC family transcriptional regulator; the encoded protein is MNEFAAVLEYIEEHLSSEINMKDIERLAQMSEYNFQKIFSILAGISLGEYIRKRKLSHSLYDLKETDMKIIDIAFKYGYQSSESYSRAFQQCFQTSPSNARKNWDNLKIFPKLSIRVQIKGGNEMNYYMTKEATFLVTGIRESYTTVNEGQAKIPQFWDRFNDTTLFDQVINEKDATTPNTVLGICLPGEGEAYDYFIGVRSSEETTNSELETITLPETDWAVFKAVGKVPEAIRETYQEIYESFFPSTSYQQRNLPDFESYPLDLDPMSENHVTEIWIPVK
- a CDS encoding HD domain-containing protein; protein product: MNQIEAKQLEQIKAYTEKVLLNDKTGHNMDHIYRVVRSAEKIQKIEGGNVFIVFSGAYLHDVMDDKLVSDVSLARESLTAFLNEIGIDRKDSQHIFEVIDHVSFSHQLENPNEVLSLEAKIVQDADRLDAIGAIGIGRTFYYGGRKGHAMYDPAIPARKNMTKEDYRINQTVINHFYEKLFLLKDMMHTEAAKNLAEKRQQLMELFVEDFISDWGE